One genomic window of Etheostoma spectabile isolate EspeVRDwgs_2016 chromosome 7, UIUC_Espe_1.0, whole genome shotgun sequence includes the following:
- the aurkaip1 gene encoding small ribosomal subunit protein mS38, translating to MFTSKVVPLLLRRATCAIRAHGQMLNGRVQPVLPAFCSSQQEKLRSYSTAADNSSIPRWVQLEPELDEALVPRKLSVSPLESWLSLRYLLPPLLEAAEPQEDAALLEEKLLPPISVPVLEDGEGSATPLSCKNVLEIRRRKMNRHKYKKLLKRTKFLRRRVMEGRGKKKQKRFEEDLKRIWTRSGLKKAPEGWNAPKIFIKQHGNKRD from the exons ATGTTTACTTCAAAGGTCGTCCCCCTTCTATTACGTAGAGCAACAT GTGCCATTCGAGCCCATGGACAGATGTTGAATGGACGTGTGCAACCGGTTCTTCCTGCTTTCTGCTCTTCGCAACAAGAAAAACTGAGAAGCTACTCAACAGCAGCAGACAACAGCTCTATTCCTCGATGGGTACAGCTCGAGCCCGAACTGGACGAGGCTCTTGTGCCGCGTAAATTGTCAGTGAGTCCCCTGGAGAGCTGGCTCTCCCTGCGCTACCTCCTTCCTCCCCTGCTGGAGGCCGCTGAGCCGCAGGAGGACGCAGCGTTGCTGGAGGAGAAGCTGCTGCCTCCAATCTCTGTCCCTGTTTTGGAGGATGGGGAGGGTTCAGCAACACCCCTTAGTTGTAAGAATGTTTTGGAGATCAGGCGGAGGAAGATGAACCGGCATAAATACAAGAAGTTGCTAAAAAGGACTAAATTCTTGAggaggagagtgatggagggcAGGGGGAAGAAGAAGCAG AAACGATTCGAGGAGGATCTGAAGAGGATTTGGACACGATCTGGGCTGAAGAAGGCTCCAGAGGGATGGAATGCACCTAAGATTTTCATTAAACAGCATGGAAACAAAAGGGACTGA
- the LOC116692160 gene encoding matrix remodeling-associated protein 8, producing MHLVMTLLRIVAVFLLPGAWGQSGGSTLGGVVEAKNITLPAGSKAVLPCHSPRMVWTQDRLKDRQRVVHWDLVRSSPEYSVERVLDMSPGARQRVYNGFNKGRISIPDSAFNDGNFSLIINNVVLTDKGVYTCNLHHHYCKIHQSIQIQLNVTKSVRKEKRYWDGEKTVFVVLLGKSVVLPCVNRRSLWREGLQEDQQQVAHWDFQPPGVRPDRADRLVDLYASGERRDYGPRFAQSKMSVEEDAFTLGDFSLSIAGLRPADKGLYSCHLHHHYCGLYERRIFRLTVGPSLPSAPTTAPRILKNDVPEPRTEVVEAPRVVNVILPEQRGYFVQHLGHFLATFLLLAFIVVVVIVLTRRRKNRGLEDDLRRSDRGNVITGGEMSLDCTELRPCNQDRLNSDHKNNLLKERDMTKDCNRDFDGKLWK from the exons ATGCACCTCGTTATGACTCTCCTTCGGA ttgttgctgtgtttttgCTGCCAGGAG CATGGGGTCAGAGCGGCGGCAGCACACTTGGTGGGGTGGTGGAGGCCAAGAACATCACGCTCCCTGCAGGGTCTAAGGCCGTTCTGCCCTGCCACAGCCCCCGCATGGTGTGGACGCAGGACAGACTGAAGGATCGTCAGAGGGTGGTGCACTGGGACTTAGTGCGCAGCAGCCCAGAGTACTCTGTGGAGCGAGTCCTGGACATGTCCCCTGGAGCCCGTCAGAGGGTCTACAATGGCTTCAACAAGGGACGCATTTCCATCCCAGACTCTGCTTTCAATGATGGCAACTTCTCTCTCATCATCAACA ATGTGGTCTTGACTGACAAAGGAGTTTATACTTGTAATCTGCACCATCACTACTGCAAGATTCACCAGTCCATTCAAATCCAACTCAATGTCACTAAGTCAG TTCGAAAAGAGAAACGTTACTGGGATGGAGAGAAGACTGTGTTTGTTGTCTTGTTGGGCAAGTCAGTGGTATTGCCTTGTGTGAACCGGCGCTCCCTGTGGAGAGAGGGCCTTCAGGAGGACCAGCAGCAGGTGGCTCACTGGGACTTCCAGCCCCCTGGAGTGCGTCCTGATAGGGCTGACCGTCTGGTGGATCTCTACGCTTCTGGAGAGCGTCGTGATTATGGACCACGCTTTGCACAGAGCAAGATGAGCGTGGAGGAAGATGCTTTCACATTAGGGGACTTCTCACTCTCCATTGCTGGCTTGAGGCCTGCTGATAAAGGCCTGTACTCCTGCCACCTGCATCACCACTACTGTGGTCTGTATGAGAGACGCATCTTCAGGCTCACTGTGGGACCTTCACTTCCATCCGCCCCCACCACAGCACCAAGAATTTTGAAGAATGATGTGCCAGAGCCAA GGACTGAAGTGGTGGAGGCTCCACGCGTGGTGAATGTCATCCTCCCTGAGCAGCGAGGTTATTTCGTGCAGCATTTGGGCCACTTCCTGGCAACGTTCTTACTGCTGGCGTTCATCGTTGTCGTTGTCATTGTGCTTACTCGGCGACGCAAGAATAgag gtCTGGAGGATGACCTGCGTCGATCTGATCG GGGGAATGTGATCACTGGCGGTGAAATGTCATTAGACTGCACAGAGCTGAGGCCCTGTAACCAAGACCGTCTGAATTCAG ACCACAAAAACAACCtactgaaagagagagatatgaCCAAAGACTGCAATAGGG ACTTTGATGGGAAGCTGTGGAAGTGA
- the dvl1a gene encoding segment polarity protein dishevelled homolog DVL-1 isoform X5 has product MAETKIIYHIDEEETPYLVKLSVSPEKVTLADFKNVLNNRPVNSYKFFFKSMDQDFGVVKEEISDDNAKLPCFNGRVVSWLVLAESAHSDGGSQCTESHPELPPPLERTGGIGDSRPPSFHANAVSSRDGLDTETGTESLLSHRRERERERARRRARETELPRINGHSKSERTARDSAMGYDSASVMSSELESSSFVDSDEDEDASRLSSSTEQSSSSQLMRRHKRRRRRHKVAKIDRSSSFSSITDSTMSLNIITVTLNMEKYNFLGISIVGQSNDRGDGGIYIGSIMKGGAVAADGRIEPGDMLLQVNDVNFENMSNDDAVRILREIVSKTGPISLTVAKCWDPSPRSYFTIPRAEPVRPIDPAAWISHTTALTGPYPHYGKNNQPPTHSMKHPLCGNYDNLTTFKTIEKFHMLILSHFSPILEFDDLPLSASKTDMATIVKVMQLPDSGLEIRDRMWLKITIANAVIGADVVDWLYSRVEGFKDRRDARKYASSLLKHGYLRHTVNKITFSEQCYYTFGDLCQNMASLNLNEGSSGGGSEQDTLAPLPPTSNPWPLGGQPFPYPPFPSAPPSFPPGYSDPCHSFHSGSAGSQNSEGQS; this is encoded by the exons ATGGCGGAGACTAAAATCATATATCACATAGACGAGGAGGAGACTCCTTATCTGGTCAAACTGTCCGTCTCTCCAGAGAAAGTCACCTTAGCggattttaaaaatgtcctcAACAACCGACCGGTCAATAGCTACAAATTCTTCTTCAAATCGATGGACCAGGATTTTGG GGTTGTCAAAGAAGAGATTTCCGATGACAACGCCAAGCTGCCCTGCTTCAACGGGAGAGTAGTGTCCTGG TTGGTCCTGGCAGAGAGTGCCCACTCTGATGGAGGATCTCAGTGCACAGAGAGCCATCCAGAGCTGCCCCCTCCTCTCGAGAGAACAGGGGGCATTGGAGACTCACGGCCTCCCTCCTTCCA TGCCAACGCGGTGAGCAGTCGAGATGGCCTGGACACCGAGACGGGAACAGAGTCTCTCCTGAGCCATcgcagagagcgagagagagagcgggcaCGGAGGAGAGCAAGAGAAACTGAGC TCCCTCGCATCAACGGCCACTCAAAATCAGAGCGCACTGCAAGGGACTCAGCCATGGGTTACGACAGCGCCTCAGTAATGAGCAGCGAGTTGGAATCCAGCTCATTTGTTGACAGCGATGAAGACGAGGATGCTAGCAG GCTCAGTAGCTCCACAGAACAGAGTTCTTCTTCACAGCTGATGAGAAGACACAAGCGTCGCCGACGGAGGCACAAAGTGGCCAAAATAGACCGG TCTTCATCCTTTAGCAGTATCACAGACTCAACTATGAGCCTCAACATCATCACTGTCACGCTCAACATGG AGAAGTACAACTTTCTAGGTATCAGTATTGTTGGTCAGAGTAATGACCGGGGAGACGGCGGCATCTACATTGGCTCCATAATGAAAGGAGGCGCTGTGGCTGCTGATGGAAGAATAGAACCTGGAGACATGCTCCTTCAG GTGAATGACGTAAACTTTGAGAACATGAGCAATGACGACGCTGTGAGGATCCTCAGAGAGATTGTTTCCAAAACTGG TCCTATTAGTCTTACTGTTGCCAAATGTTGGGACCCATCTCCACGAAGCTACTTCACCATCCCTCGTG CTGAGCCAGTGAGACCCATTGACCCAGCAGCATGGATTTCACACACCACTGCTCTGACAGGACCTTACCCACACTATGGTAAAAACAACCAACCACCAACTCACTCTATGAAGCATCCATTATGTGGTAATTATGATAACCttacaacatttaaaacaattgaaAAGTTCCACATGTTAATACTTTCTCACTTCTCTCCTATCCTAGAGTTTGACGACTTGCCTCTATCTGCAAGTAAAACAGACATGGCAACCATCGTCAAGGTGATGCAGTTGCCTGACTCTGGCCTGGAGATTCGAGACAGGATGTGGTTGAAGATCACCATCGCCAACGCTGTCATTG GTGCTGACGTGGTGGACTGGCTTTACTCCAGAGTTGAGGGATTCAAGGACCGGCGAGATGCGAGGAAGTACGCTAGCAGTCTGCTGAAACATGGCTACCTGAGACACACCGTCAACAAGATCACCTTCTCCGAGCAATGCTACTATACCTTCGGGGACCTCTGCCAAA ACATGGCATCACTCAATTTAAATGAGGGATCCAGCGGTGGAGGCTCTGAGCAGGACACTCTGGCACCGCTCCCTCCCACCAGCAACCCCTGGCCCTTGGGTGGGCAGCCATTCCCCtaccctccctttccctctgcACCCCCCAGCTTCCCGCCAGGATACTCAGACCCGTGCCACAGTTTCCACAGTGGGAGCGCAGGCAGCCAGAACAGCGAGG GTCAATCATGA
- the dvl1a gene encoding segment polarity protein dishevelled homolog DVL-1 isoform X6, whose protein sequence is MAETKIIYHIDEEETPYLVKLSVSPEKVTLADFKNVLNNRPVNSYKFFFKSMDQDFGVVKEEISDDNAKLPCFNGRVVSWLVLAESAHSDGGSQCTESHPELPPPLERTGGIGDSRPPSFHANAVSSRDGLDTETGTESLLSHRRERERERARRRARETELPRINGHSKSERTARDSAMGYDSASVMSSELESSSFVDSDEDEDASRLSSSTEQSSSSQLMRRHKRRRRRHKVAKIDRSSSFSSITDSTMSLNIITVTLNMEKYNFLGISIVGQSNDRGDGGIYIGSIMKGGAVAADGRIEPGDMLLQVNDVNFENMSNDDAVRILREIVSKTGPISLTVAKCWDPSPRSYFTIPRAEPVRPIDPAAWISHTTALTGPYPHYGKNNQPPTHSMKHPLCGNYDNLTTFKTIEKFHMLILSHFSPILEFDDLPLSASKTDMATIVKVMQLPDSGLEIRDRMWLKITIANAVIGADVVDWLYSRVEGFKDRRDARKYASSLLKHGYLRHTVNKITFSEQCYYTFGDLCQNMASLNLNEGSSGGGSEQDTLAPLPPTSNPWPLGGQPFPYPPFPSAPPSFPPGYSDPCHSFHSGSAGSQNSED, encoded by the exons ATGGCGGAGACTAAAATCATATATCACATAGACGAGGAGGAGACTCCTTATCTGGTCAAACTGTCCGTCTCTCCAGAGAAAGTCACCTTAGCggattttaaaaatgtcctcAACAACCGACCGGTCAATAGCTACAAATTCTTCTTCAAATCGATGGACCAGGATTTTGG GGTTGTCAAAGAAGAGATTTCCGATGACAACGCCAAGCTGCCCTGCTTCAACGGGAGAGTAGTGTCCTGG TTGGTCCTGGCAGAGAGTGCCCACTCTGATGGAGGATCTCAGTGCACAGAGAGCCATCCAGAGCTGCCCCCTCCTCTCGAGAGAACAGGGGGCATTGGAGACTCACGGCCTCCCTCCTTCCA TGCCAACGCGGTGAGCAGTCGAGATGGCCTGGACACCGAGACGGGAACAGAGTCTCTCCTGAGCCATcgcagagagcgagagagagagcgggcaCGGAGGAGAGCAAGAGAAACTGAGC TCCCTCGCATCAACGGCCACTCAAAATCAGAGCGCACTGCAAGGGACTCAGCCATGGGTTACGACAGCGCCTCAGTAATGAGCAGCGAGTTGGAATCCAGCTCATTTGTTGACAGCGATGAAGACGAGGATGCTAGCAG GCTCAGTAGCTCCACAGAACAGAGTTCTTCTTCACAGCTGATGAGAAGACACAAGCGTCGCCGACGGAGGCACAAAGTGGCCAAAATAGACCGG TCTTCATCCTTTAGCAGTATCACAGACTCAACTATGAGCCTCAACATCATCACTGTCACGCTCAACATGG AGAAGTACAACTTTCTAGGTATCAGTATTGTTGGTCAGAGTAATGACCGGGGAGACGGCGGCATCTACATTGGCTCCATAATGAAAGGAGGCGCTGTGGCTGCTGATGGAAGAATAGAACCTGGAGACATGCTCCTTCAG GTGAATGACGTAAACTTTGAGAACATGAGCAATGACGACGCTGTGAGGATCCTCAGAGAGATTGTTTCCAAAACTGG TCCTATTAGTCTTACTGTTGCCAAATGTTGGGACCCATCTCCACGAAGCTACTTCACCATCCCTCGTG CTGAGCCAGTGAGACCCATTGACCCAGCAGCATGGATTTCACACACCACTGCTCTGACAGGACCTTACCCACACTATGGTAAAAACAACCAACCACCAACTCACTCTATGAAGCATCCATTATGTGGTAATTATGATAACCttacaacatttaaaacaattgaaAAGTTCCACATGTTAATACTTTCTCACTTCTCTCCTATCCTAGAGTTTGACGACTTGCCTCTATCTGCAAGTAAAACAGACATGGCAACCATCGTCAAGGTGATGCAGTTGCCTGACTCTGGCCTGGAGATTCGAGACAGGATGTGGTTGAAGATCACCATCGCCAACGCTGTCATTG GTGCTGACGTGGTGGACTGGCTTTACTCCAGAGTTGAGGGATTCAAGGACCGGCGAGATGCGAGGAAGTACGCTAGCAGTCTGCTGAAACATGGCTACCTGAGACACACCGTCAACAAGATCACCTTCTCCGAGCAATGCTACTATACCTTCGGGGACCTCTGCCAAA ACATGGCATCACTCAATTTAAATGAGGGATCCAGCGGTGGAGGCTCTGAGCAGGACACTCTGGCACCGCTCCCTCCCACCAGCAACCCCTGGCCCTTGGGTGGGCAGCCATTCCCCtaccctccctttccctctgcACCCCCCAGCTTCCCGCCAGGATACTCAGACCCGTGCCACAGTTTCCACAGTGGGAGCGCAGGCAGCCAGAACAGCGAGG ACTGA